The Flavobacteriales bacterium genome segment ATTCTGTATTTACTTCATGTGGGGCGATTATGAATTTTAAGTTTTCTATATCCTGATTAATAAAATCGCAAATAGTTTCTATGTCTTTATTCCAGGTGCTCCCTGCAATCAGTAGTTTGGAATTAGCTTTAAAGGCAACGATTATTCCGACTGGTTTTTTGTTTTGTTCTTGCTTGTGGACTCTGTCAAATCTAGAATCTCCGGTTATAATTGAGTTGTTAAATCCATGTTTTTCCAATAATTTATTTGAAGTATCATCTTGTACAAAGAAGTAATCTGTTTTTTTTAAAATATTTAAGAACCATTTTCCATACCATGAGAAAAAGTATTGTTGATCTCGGAATATTGAAGAAATAAAAACAGTTGGAATGGCCCTTTTTTGAAGTTCAAGTAGATAGTTAAACCAAAATTCATATTTCACAAATAGTACGAGAGTGGGGTTAACTATATCTAAAAAACGCCTGACATTAGATATTGTATCCAAAGGCATATAAAAAACAGTATCTGAGACATTTTGTTTTTTGATAACATCATACCCTGACGATGAGAAAAAAGTAATAATGATTTTATAGGATGGGAATTTTTCTTTTAAAAGGTCAAGAACAGGTTTGCCTTGT includes the following:
- a CDS encoding 3-deoxy-D-manno-octulosonic acid transferase produces the protein MSDKISSEDKTIWMHSASLGEYQQGKPVLDLLKEKFPSYKIIITFFSSSGYDVIKKQNVSDTVFYMPLDTISNVRRFLDIVNPTLVLFVKYEFWFNYLLELQKRAIPTVFISSIFRDQQYFFSWYGKWFLNILKKTDYFFVQDDTSNKLLEKHGFNNSIITGDSRFDRVHKQEQNKKPVGIIVAFKANSKLLIAGSTWNKDIETICDFINQDIENLKFIIAPHEVNTE